In Pseudomonadota bacterium, the genomic window ACCACCAGCAGCTCGTTACGCGTTTGTTCTCGGGTGGAGGTGCCGAACAGGCCGCCGACCACCGGCAGCTGGCTGAGCACCGGCAGGCCAGACTGGCCGCGCCGATCGCTATTCTGAATCAAGCCGCCAAGAACGATGGTCTCGCCGCTCTGGACCGCCACCTCGGTGTCCAGCCGCGTTTGGCTGACCGGCACGTTCCCGTTGGGATCCGCGGTGTTAGGCGCACCGGGCGAACTCACCTCCTGCCGGATTTCGAGAAAGACCAGCCCACCCGGATTGACGCGGGGCACCACATTCATCGTGACACCCGTGTCGCGGAACTGAACCCGCGTTGTCGCCAGGTCATTGCCGGCGCCGGTATTGAAGACCGGTGAGTTCACCGGGATCTGATCACCGACGTTGATGTTCGCCTCGCGGTTGTTCAGCACCAGCATCGACGGGGCCGCAATGGCCGTGACCGTCGTTTCGTTTTCCAGCAGCGACACCAGTGCACTCACGTCCACCCCGGTGATCTGGTAGGCAAAGCCCGATCCGCTCAGGCTGCCCGCCCGATCGGGGCTCGCGCTACCGCTGGAGTCGAAGATGCCCTTGGCGACCGTCCCACCGTCGCCGCCGTCGTCAAAATCGGACCCGACGCTGTTTTCGAAGAACCACTGCACACCGTAGGTCAGCGAGTCGTTGAGCTCAACGTCGTAGACCTTGACTTCGACCAGCACCTGGAGCGGCTCGGTGTCCAGCCGCTTGATCGCGCCAAGGACCGCTTCGTACTGACCGGGCGTGGCGCGGATCAGCAGCGAGTTCTGTTCTTCGACCGCCGTGATCCGGATCTCCTCACCGTCGACGAGCGCTACCCCGCCATCGCGGGCACCGCCCGCGTTATTGCCCGGCGCCCGGTCAGCACCCCCGGACGCCTGCTGGCGCTCCCGGCGGGCGTCGTTGATCGAGGTGATTTCGCCGGTTTGAATACCCGGCGCGAAGGGGTCGGCCGTACCGCGGCGTCCCTGCGACGACGAGCCCGACCCGCTGCCGCCGAATACGTCATTCAGGGTATCGGACAGATCGGTCGCCTTCACGTTCTTGACCTTATACACATAGAGCCGCGTGCCGGCCCCTTCAGCGCCGCCCCGATCCAGGCGGTCGATCCACTCCGAGGCGGTTTCCAGGTATTTGACCTGCGGGGTGATCACCACAATCGCGTTGAGCCGCTCGATCGGCAGGAAGCGAAACATGCCGGCGAGCGGCGTTCCCGCGCCTTCGCCGAACACGCTCTCCAGCTCGGTGACTACCGTCGCCGCCTCAACCCGTTGAATCGCGTAGATACCCACCGACATCCCGGCCAGCCAGTCGACGTCAAAGATATCGATTGTGCGCTGGTAGTTCGCCAGCTCCTGCCGGGTTCCGGCCAGCACCAGCAGGCCGCGCGGATTATCGACCGCAACAAACGCCGCGTCGCGAGCGTAGGGCTGGAGGAGTTTCTGCATTTCCGCCGGTGCGATGTAGTCCAGCGGGAACACCCGCACCTCGTAGCCCCGCTGGCCGGCCGCCGATGCGGTGGTCGGAACCAGCTGTCCTTTGATCACGTTGGCCAGGGGCATAACGTTATAGCGGCCGTCAAAGTAGGCCAGCGCGGCATTGTTCCA contains:
- the gspD gene encoding type II secretion system secretin GspD, which encodes MISIKTRIITPLTPLLAAITLLAGCASRTTGLVDDGSQGDAAGRPQAEARASDSAEIALGGGSDETPVDPGTEKVQLFEGTGEFFDRAAAARRPDDPGEDGEVVFNFEGQPLQEVVKAILGDLLSENYVIAPGVSGTVTFSTAKPIRQEQALAVLEMLLSWNNAALAYFDGRYNVMPLANVIKGQLVPTTASAAGQRGYEVRVFPLDYIAPAEMQKLLQPYARDAAFVAVDNPRGLLVLAGTRQELANYQRTIDIFDVDWLAGMSVGIYAIQRVEAATVVTELESVFGEGAGTPLAGMFRFLPIERLNAIVVITPQVKYLETASEWIDRLDRGGAEGAGTRLYVYKVKNVKATDLSDTLNDVFGGSGSGSSSQGRRGTADPFAPGIQTGEITSINDARRERQQASGGADRAPGNNAGGARDGGVALVDGEEIRITAVEEQNSLLIRATPGQYEAVLGAIKRLDTEPLQVLVEVKVYDVELNDSLTYGVQWFFENSVGSDFDDGGDGGTVAKGIFDSSGSASPDRAGSLSGSGFAYQITGVDVSALVSLLENETTVTAIAAPSMLVLNNREANINVGDQIPVNSPVFNTGAGNDLATTRVQFRDTGVTMNVVPRVNPGGLVFLEIRQEVSSPGAPNTADPNGNVPVSQTRLDTEVAVQSGETIVLGGLIQNSDRRGQSGLPVLSQLPVVGGLFGTSTREQTRNELLVVIKPTVVANMSEAREVSEEYRKMMRGIQGFDVASGVDN